From Camelus dromedarius isolate mCamDro1 chromosome 23, mCamDro1.pat, whole genome shotgun sequence, a single genomic window includes:
- the MTX1 gene encoding LOW QUALITY PROTEIN: metaxin-1 (The sequence of the model RefSeq protein was modified relative to this genomic sequence to represent the inferred CDS: substituted 1 base at 1 genomic stop codon), which produces MQLGGPPRSPRXGLSPKGPRSSLDLLQICEGPQSPPRSTKPPSPGPAAPSGARDSPRPKRPDSARRAGLRALPPFGSRLWIRRWPPSPEALGSAPRRQAASRAGTSRAFRRASPGSPPPAAGWPGGGSARWRVEAQREVLPGQRAGKMAAPMELFCWSGGWGLPSVDLDSLAVLTYARFTGAPLKVHKITNPWRSPSGTLPALQTSHGEVISVPHKIITHLRKEKYNADYDLSARQGADTLAFMSLLEEKLLPVLIHTFWVDAKNYVEVTRKWYAEAMPFPLNFFLPGRMQRQYMERLQLLCGEHRPEDEEELEKELYQEARECLTLLSQRLGSQKFFFGDAPASLDAFVFSYLALLQQAKLPSGKLQAHLRGLHNLCAYCTHILSLYFPWEGAEVPPPCQTPASPENEEEPYRRRNQILSVLAGLAAMAGYALLSGIVSIQRAPPARAPGTRALGMAEEDEEE; this is translated from the exons ATGCAGCTCGGGGGACCCCCCCGCAGCCCCCGCTAGGGGCTGAGCCCTAAGGGGCCCCGGAGCAGCCTAGACCTCTTGCAGATTTGCGAAGGCCCCCAGAGCCCGCCCAGGAGCACAAAACCCCCTTCTCCGGGGCCCGCCGCGCCTTCGGGGGCTCGGGACTCCCCTCGGCCGAAGCGCCCTGATTCTGCAAGGCGCGCCGGGCTGAGAGCCCTTCCCCCCTTCGGGAGCCGCCTCTGGATCAGGCGGTGGCCGCCTTCCCCCGAAGCCCTGGGCTCCGCCCCACGCCGTCAGGCTGCCTCTCGGGCCGGGACAAGCCGCGCCTTCCGGAGGGCCTCCCCCGGCTCCCCACCGCCAGCGGCTGGATGGCCGGGGGGCGGATCCGCGCGGTGGAGGGTTGAAGCGCAGAGGGAGGTGCTTCCGGGACAGAGGGCGGGCAAGATGGCGGCGCCCATGGAGCTGTTCTGCtggtcagggggctgggggctgccgtCAGTGGACCTGGACAGCTTGGCCGTGCTG ACTTACGCCAGATTTACTGGTGCCCCACTCAAAGTGCACAAGATCACCAACCCCTGGCGGAGCCCTTCAG GAACTCTGCCTGCCCTTCAGACCAGTCATGGAGAGGTCATCTCAGTACCACACAAGATCATCACCCACCTTCGAAAAGAG AAGTACAATGCTGATTATGATCTGTCAGCCCGGCAAGGGGCAGACACCTTGGCCTTCATGTCTCTGCTAGAGGAGAAGCTGCTCCCGGTGCTG ATACACACTTTTTGGGTAGACGCCAAGAACTATGTGGAAGTGACCCGGAAGTGGTATGCAGAGGCTATGCCCTTTCCCCTCAACTTCTTCCTCCCTGGCCGCATGCAGCGGCAGTACATGGAGCGGCTGCAGCTGCTGTGTGGGGAGCACAGGCCTGAGGATGAGGAAGAGCTGGAGAAGGAG CTGTACCAAGAGGCTCGGGAATGCCTGACCCTTCTCTCTCAGCGCCTGGGCTCTCAGAAATTCTTCTTTGGAGATGC CCCCGCCTCCCTGGACGCCTTTGTCTTCAGCTACCTGGCCCTGCTGCAGCAGGCGAAGCTGCCCAGTGGGAAGCTGCAGGCACACCTGCGGGGGCTGCACAACCTCTGTGCCTACTGCACCCACATCCTCAGCCTCTACTTCCCCTGGGAGGGAG CTGAGGTGCCACCTCCATGCCAGACACCAGCGAGCCCGGAGAATGAGGAGGAACCATACCGGCGCCGGAACCAGATCCTATCTGTGTTGGCGGGGCTGGCAGCCATGGCGGGCTACGCCTTGCTCAGTGGCATTGTTTCCATCCAGCGGGCACCGCCT